In Aegilops tauschii subsp. strangulata cultivar AL8/78 chromosome 3, Aet v6.0, whole genome shotgun sequence, one genomic interval encodes:
- the LOC109740006 gene encoding DNA replication licensing factor MCM4, producing MASNGGGNSNSPYSASSPDVRPSSPLPATNSSPPQSARRASGRLRRGPTSSPSLGGFETPPPPGRRTPSGAGAARQRQNWTGRFPPTPSTPMSTDDVPLSSEAGEEDTPETDGGGVGADATPVFVWGTNISVQDVNAAILRFLRHFRDPRDAGRVDPVMDEGKYMRAIHRILELEGGESLDVDAHDVFDHDPDLYGKMVRYPLEVLAIFDIVLMDLVARMEPLFEKHIQTRIYNLKSSICLRNLNPSDIEKMVSIKGMIIRCSSVIPELKEAVFRCLVCGFYSEPVMVDRGRVTEPHICQKEQCKASNSMTLVHNRCRFADKQIIKLQETPDEIPEGGTPHTVSVLMHDKLVDAGKPGDRVEITGIYRAMSIRIGPSQRTVKSIFKTYIDCLHIKKTDKSRLHIEDSMDTDNTNASKSSEDGHVTDKIDKLKELSKLPDIYDRLTRSLAPNIWELDDVKRGLLCQLFGGNALRLPSGANFRGDINILLVGDPGTSKSQLLQYMHKLSPRGIYTSGRGSSAVGLTAYVAKDPETGETVLESGALVLSDKGVCCIDEFDKMSDNARSMLHEVMEQQTVSIAKAGIIASLNARTSVLACANPSESRYNPRLSVIDNIHLPPTLLSRFDLIYLILDKADEQTDRRLAKHIVSLHFENPEVVEHQVLDLSTLVAYISYSRKYIHPKLSDEAAEELTRGYVAMRQRGNNPGSRKKVITATARQIESLIRLSEALARMRFSEVVGVRDVTEAFRLLEVAMQQSATDHATGTIDMDLIMTGVSSSERQRRDNLVAAIRDLVMEKMQLAGPSMRMAELLEEVRKQSSMEVHQHDLRVALGTLQNEGSVFVHGDSFKRT from the exons ATGGCGTCCAACGGCGGCGGAAACAGCAACTCTCCCTACT CTGCGTCGTCGCCGGATGTCCGCCCGTCAAGCCCGCTCCCGGCCACCAACTCATCCCCTCCCCAGTCCGCTCGCCGCGCCAGCGGCCGCCTCCGCCGCGGCCCCACCTCGTCTCCCTCCCTCGGCGGGTtcgagacgccgccgccgccgggccgGCGCACTCCGTCCGGTGCTGGCGCAGCCCGGCAGCGCCAAAACTGGACCGGACGGTTTCCGCCAACCCCGTCCACTCCCATGTCCACCGACGACGTCCCGCTGTCCTCCGAAGCCGGGGAGGAGGACACGCCCGAGaccgacggcggcggcgtcggcgccGATGCCACCCCGGTCTTCGTCTGGGGCACCAATATCAGCGTGCAGGACGTGAACGCTGCCATTCTGCGGTTTCTGCGCCACTTCCGGGACCCCCGCGACGCCGGCCGCGTCGACCCTGTCATGGACGAGGGCAAGTACATGCGCGCCATCCACCGCATCCTCGAGCTCGAGGGTGGCGAGTCGCTCGATGTGGACGCACACGACGTGTTCGACCACGATCCCGACCTATACGGCAAGATGGTACGCTACCCGCTCGAAGTGCTTGCCATCTTCGACATCGTCCTTATGGACCTGGTGGCGCGTATGGAGCCGCTGTTTGAGAAGCACATTCAGACCAGGATCTACAACCTCAAGTCATCCATTTGCTTGAGGAATCTGAACCCGTCAG ATATTGAGAAGATGGTGTCAATCAAGGGTATGATAATTCGCTGCAGCTCAGTCATACCAGAGCTCAAGGAGGCCGTGTTCCGCTGCCTTGTTTGCGGCTTCTACTCAGAACCTGTCATGGTTGACAGAG GGAGAGTAACTGAGCCACACATATGTCAGAAAGAACAATGTAAAGCCTCAAACTCTATGACTCTAGTGCATAACCGCTGCAG ATTTGCGGACAAGCAGATCATAAAGTTGCAGGAAACACCAGATGAGATACCAGAAGGTGGCACTCCTCATACAGTCAGTGTTTTGATGCATGATAAGCTTGTTGATGCTGGAAAGCCTGGAGATAGGGTTGAG ATCACTGGGATATATAGGGCCATGAGTATCAGGATCGGGCCAAGTCAGAGGACAGTGAAGTCAATATTCAAG ACATACATTGATTGCCTTCACATAAAGAAGACAGACAAGTCCAGGCTTCATATTGAGGACTCTATGGATACTGATAACACCAATGCTAGCAAGTCTTCTGAAGATGGCCATGTCACCGATAAG ATAGATAAATTAAAAGAGCTTTCAAAGTTGCCTGACATCTATGATAGATTGACTAGATCACTGGCTCCAAACATATGGGAACTGGATGATGTTAAGAGGGGCCTGCTTTGCCAG CTTTTTGGTGGCAATGCTTTGAGGCTTCCTTCTGGAGCTAACTTCAGAGGTGACATCAATATTTTGCTTGTTGGTGATCCTGGAACGAGCAAATCCCAGCTTCTCCAGTACATGCATAAACTGTCTCCTCGTGGTATTTACACAAGTGGAAGAGGCAGTTCAGCAGTTGGCCTTACTGCTTATGTTGCTAAGGACCCTGAAACTGGTGAAACT GTTCTTGAGAGTGGAGCACTTGTTTTGAGTGACAAAGGTGTTTGCTGTATTGATGAGTTTGATAAGATGTCTGATAATGCCCGAAGCATGCTGCATGAG GTGATGGAGCAGCAGACTGTCTCCATTGCAAAGGCTGGAATTATTGCATCTTTGAATGCTAGGACATCTGTCCTAGCATGTGCAAATCCATCTGAATCACGTTACAATCCAAGGCTTTCTGTGATCGACAATATCCACCTTCCTCCAACACTGCTGTCAAG GTTTGACCTGATTTATCTGATCTTGGACAAAGCAGACGAACAAACTGATAGACGCCTGGCTAAGCATATTGTTTCATTGCATTTCGAGAATCCAGAA GTAGTTGAGCACCAGGTCTTGGATTTGTCCACGTTAGTTGCGTACATCAGCTATTCAAGGAAGTACATTCATCCCAAGTTATCTGATGAAGCTGCAGAAGAATTGACCCGTGGCTACGTTGCAATGAGGCAAAGGGGGAACAATCCTGGTAGCAGAAAGAAG GTCATCACAGCAACAGCTAGGCAAATTGAGAGCTTGATTCGTCTTAGTGAAGCACTGGCACGAATGCGTTTTTCGGAAGTG GTTGGAGTGCGAGATGTAACAGAAGCCTTTAGGCTTCTTGAAGTCGCCATGCAGCAATCTGCAACTGATCATGCAACAG GGACGATTGATATGGATCTAATCATGACTGGGGTATCCTCAAGTGAAAGGCAGAGACGTGACAATCTTGTTGCAGCTATCCGAGACCTTGTCATGGAGAAAATGCAGCTTGCAGGGCCCTCGATGCGTATGGCCGAG TTGTTGGAAGAAGTGAGGAAACAGAGCTCCATGGAAGTTCATCAGCATGAT CTCCGTGTTGCTCTTGGCACACTGCAGAATGAGGGCTCCGTATTTGTCCACGGAGACAGTTTCAAGAGGACCTGA